The following coding sequences lie in one bacterium genomic window:
- the tpiA gene encoding triose-phosphate isomerase: protein MVRKPFIAGNWKMHTTAEEARRLARTVRDGAAGVEDVDVLLCPPFTSLAAAAEELAGSAVKLGAQNVFYEETGAFTGEVSPPMLTALGVEYVIVGHSERRQYFHETDDIVNKKARAALQDGLKPILCVGEKLEEREAGDGWKDLIRGQVIAGLNDVEADAVAAVTLAYEPVWAIGTGRTATPAVAGEAHTLIREAIREAFGAGAAETVRILYGGSVKPDNAAELMAEPDIDGALVGGASLKAETFVPIIKFRG, encoded by the coding sequence ATGGTACGGAAACCGTTTATTGCAGGTAATTGGAAGATGCATACGACCGCGGAGGAAGCGCGCCGATTGGCGCGTACCGTCCGCGACGGGGCCGCCGGCGTCGAGGACGTCGACGTCCTCTTGTGTCCGCCGTTTACGTCGCTGGCCGCGGCCGCGGAAGAGCTCGCCGGCTCGGCCGTCAAGCTGGGCGCGCAGAACGTCTTTTACGAAGAAACGGGCGCCTTCACGGGAGAAGTCTCGCCGCCGATGTTAACGGCGTTGGGCGTGGAATACGTTATCGTAGGCCACTCCGAACGGCGGCAATATTTCCACGAGACGGACGATATCGTAAATAAAAAAGCCCGGGCCGCGCTCCAAGACGGCCTAAAACCCATCCTCTGCGTCGGCGAGAAGTTGGAAGAACGCGAGGCGGGCGACGGCTGGAAGGACCTCATCCGCGGCCAGGTAATCGCCGGTTTGAACGACGTGGAGGCCGACGCCGTTGCGGCAGTAACGCTGGCGTACGAGCCGGTATGGGCCATAGGCACCGGCCGGACCGCGACGCCCGCGGTAGCGGGCGAAGCACACACCCTCATAAGAGAAGCGATACGCGAGGCATTCGGCGCCGGCGCCGCCGAAACCGTACGGATATTGTACGGCGGCAGCGTTAAGCCCGACAACGCCGCCGAGCTCATGGCGGAACCGGACATCGACGGCGCGCTGGTGGGCGGCGCGAGCCTCAAGGCCGAGACGTTCGTTCCCATAATAAAGTTCCGCGGGTAG
- a CDS encoding deoxyribonuclease IV: MSKNKFLLGVHVSISGGVHLAVERAAALGCTTFQIFPSNPRGWRQKTHPPEDVERFKLGVTRAGLEPFFVHMPYLPNLAAPDDELYEKSAAALTEAVETTASLGGRYLVTHLGSHRGAGVELGRERAAAAIRRAVEATPRAGVTVLMENSAGKSNQVGTTFTELTALYKIIGKRSRRRVGLCVDTCHAHAMGYDLAAGGDGLERILAEIDGFIGVDNIRLLHLNDAKAAAGGGLDRHAHIGRGTIGREGFRRLINHRTLRDLPMVLETPQEGDWDPKNVRTVKRLREERGVAP, from the coding sequence GTGTCTAAAAACAAATTCCTTCTGGGAGTTCACGTTTCGATCTCGGGCGGCGTTCACCTCGCCGTGGAGCGCGCCGCGGCGCTGGGTTGCACCACTTTCCAGATATTCCCGTCCAACCCGCGCGGCTGGCGCCAAAAAACCCACCCGCCCGAAGACGTCGAGAGATTTAAGCTCGGCGTGACGCGCGCGGGGCTCGAGCCGTTCTTCGTCCATATGCCGTACCTCCCCAACCTCGCCGCGCCCGACGACGAGCTCTACGAGAAGTCGGCGGCCGCGTTGACCGAGGCGGTCGAGACGACGGCGTCGCTGGGAGGCCGCTACCTCGTTACGCACCTCGGCAGCCACCGCGGCGCCGGCGTTGAACTTGGACGTGAACGCGCGGCGGCGGCGATACGCCGGGCCGTGGAAGCTACGCCTCGAGCCGGCGTCACCGTCTTAATGGAGAACTCCGCCGGGAAATCGAACCAGGTCGGAACCACCTTTACAGAGCTAACGGCTTTATATAAAATAATCGGCAAGAGGAGCCGGCGGCGCGTAGGATTATGCGTCGACACGTGCCACGCCCACGCCATGGGTTACGACCTAGCTGCCGGCGGCGACGGCCTCGAGCGCATCCTGGCCGAAATCGACGGCTTCATCGGCGTCGATAACATAAGACTCCTCCACCTAAACGACGCCAAGGCCGCGGCCGGAGGCGGCCTCGACCGCCACGCGCACATAGGACGCGGGACCATAGGCCGCGAAGGCTTCAGGCGACTCATTAACCACCGGACGCTCCGCGACCTCCCCATGGTGCTGGAGACGCCGCAGGAGGGCGATTGGGACCCGAAAAACGTACGTACCGTGAAGCGGCTCAGGGAAGAGAGAGGGGTCGCGCCGTAA
- the recJ gene encoding single-stranded-DNA-specific exonuclease RecJ, with product MERAAKESSLDPRIDIPTRNVAAELALAEELTVDPGLAQVLYARGVRNADAARRFLFPDATSLTPPSDFPDMSKAADLIVERCRDGKSVFVAGDYDVDGLAATAVLVIVLRRLGATVRYYIPDRLSEGYDLTSATVARAVDAGADVLVTADCGSRAHDAVGAARQAGLAVVVTDHHRLGETLPRADAVVTPQRLAEGHPARGFAGVGVAYKLAQELLRRGGATLEAPSLLPLVAVGTVCDVVELDGENRALVAAGLKEFPGELFPGLAALLAEGRVEPPVASWHLAFVVGPRLNAAGRLGHATYALELLLADEEGRARALARKIEDFNVRRRALEGRIAAEALERGAAQVSSGSRAVVLWGEGWHPGVIGIVASRVVDRFFRPAVLVAVDGGAGRGSCRSVPAFDVHDALASLARYLVRFGGHRLAAGFEIEERNIAPFAEAFERYAAERLDEDALRPTARVDGYLPLCAVNEGLARDLKLLEPVGQGNPAATFYTRTRVEEEAQRVFKNAHLEVMAAAGPARIRAIGFNLARDGETLASGEYGLVHTPTLDTWHDRERLELRLEHILAVNPGVGNREPVAIVDERGKHRRERGGAYEFSADAVFGLPEQEVLASGCEFVEYAAVVEVERRFRRMWLAAPPFDAHRFAMLLAAAEEVVLAYGEAEALAAREFLRRYYPDREMLAELYRELRERGELPAADDDPGVRRALEVFGELGLTEEADRGLVGADGGASPSPGRKALDDSPLFRRCQRRREAAEEFVAAMCEWPAAALENLARELSFAASGLDT from the coding sequence TTGGAACGTGCCGCTAAGGAATCGTCGTTGGACCCTCGGATAGATATCCCAACACGTAACGTCGCCGCGGAGTTAGCGCTCGCGGAAGAACTCACCGTCGACCCGGGCCTGGCGCAAGTGCTGTACGCGCGCGGCGTACGGAATGCCGACGCGGCGAGGCGTTTTCTTTTCCCGGACGCTACGTCGCTGACGCCGCCGTCCGATTTCCCCGACATGAGTAAGGCGGCGGACCTCATAGTCGAACGTTGCCGTGACGGGAAATCGGTTTTCGTCGCGGGCGACTACGACGTCGACGGCCTCGCCGCTACCGCGGTTTTGGTTATCGTGCTCCGGCGTTTGGGGGCGACGGTGCGTTATTACATACCGGACCGTTTGAGCGAGGGCTACGACCTTACGTCGGCCACGGTCGCCCGGGCGGTCGACGCGGGGGCCGACGTTTTGGTTACCGCGGACTGCGGCAGCCGCGCGCACGACGCCGTGGGGGCGGCGCGGCAGGCCGGCCTCGCCGTCGTCGTAACCGACCACCACCGGCTGGGGGAAACGCTGCCGCGGGCCGACGCCGTGGTAACGCCGCAGCGGTTGGCCGAAGGCCATCCGGCGCGCGGCTTCGCGGGCGTCGGCGTCGCGTATAAACTGGCGCAGGAGCTTTTGCGCAGAGGCGGCGCCACGTTGGAAGCTCCGTCGCTTCTGCCTCTCGTGGCGGTGGGGACCGTTTGCGACGTCGTCGAGTTGGACGGTGAGAACAGGGCCCTCGTGGCCGCCGGGTTGAAGGAATTTCCGGGTGAATTATTCCCCGGCCTCGCGGCGCTGCTGGCCGAAGGCCGGGTAGAACCGCCGGTAGCTTCGTGGCATCTCGCTTTCGTCGTAGGCCCGAGGTTGAACGCGGCCGGGCGCCTGGGACACGCGACGTACGCGTTGGAGCTGCTTCTCGCGGACGAGGAGGGGCGCGCCCGGGCGCTGGCGCGTAAGATTGAAGATTTTAACGTGCGGCGCCGGGCTTTAGAAGGCCGGATAGCGGCCGAAGCGCTCGAGCGAGGCGCGGCGCAAGTCTCTTCCGGGAGCAGGGCGGTAGTGCTCTGGGGCGAGGGGTGGCACCCGGGCGTCATCGGCATCGTAGCGTCGCGGGTGGTCGACCGTTTCTTCCGGCCCGCGGTGCTGGTAGCCGTCGACGGGGGCGCGGGCCGAGGTTCTTGTCGGAGCGTCCCCGCGTTCGACGTCCACGACGCGCTCGCGAGTTTGGCGCGATACCTGGTTCGCTTCGGCGGCCACCGCCTCGCGGCGGGCTTCGAGATCGAGGAGAGGAATATCGCGCCTTTCGCGGAGGCGTTCGAGCGCTACGCTGCGGAGCGCCTCGACGAGGACGCGCTGCGGCCTACGGCGCGCGTCGACGGCTATTTGCCGCTGTGCGCCGTGAACGAGGGCCTCGCTCGCGACCTCAAGTTGCTCGAGCCCGTAGGTCAGGGCAACCCCGCGGCGACTTTCTACACCCGGACGCGCGTCGAGGAGGAAGCGCAGCGCGTCTTCAAGAACGCGCACCTCGAGGTTATGGCGGCGGCCGGGCCGGCGCGCATCCGGGCTATCGGCTTTAACCTGGCGCGCGACGGCGAAACGCTCGCGAGCGGCGAATACGGTTTAGTCCACACGCCGACGTTGGACACGTGGCACGACCGGGAACGGCTCGAGCTGAGGCTCGAGCATATATTGGCCGTTAACCCGGGCGTCGGTAATAGGGAACCGGTAGCGATCGTAGACGAGAGGGGTAAGCACCGCCGGGAAAGGGGAGGGGCGTACGAATTTTCGGCGGATGCCGTCTTCGGCCTTCCGGAACAAGAGGTACTGGCGAGCGGGTGCGAGTTCGTCGAATACGCGGCTGTCGTCGAGGTCGAGCGGCGCTTCCGCCGGATGTGGCTCGCGGCGCCGCCGTTCGACGCCCACCGATTCGCGATGCTGTTGGCTGCGGCGGAAGAGGTCGTTCTCGCTTACGGCGAAGCGGAGGCGCTGGCTGCCCGCGAGTTCCTAAGGCGGTATTACCCCGACCGCGAGATGTTGGCCGAGCTGTACCGCGAGCTGCGGGAGCGCGGGGAGTTGCCCGCGGCGGATGACGACCCGGGGGTACGCCGGGCGCTCGAGGTCTTCGGCGAGTTAGGTTTGACCGAAGAGGCCGACCGCGGCCTGGTCGGAGCCGACGGCGGCGCGTCGCCGTCGCCAGGGCGAAAGGCGCTCGACGATTCGCCGTTGTTCCGCCGGTGTCAGCGCCGGCGGGAGGCGGCGGAGGAGTTCGTCGCCGCTATGTGCGAGTGGCCGGCGGCGGCTTTGGAAAACCTCGCCCGGGAACTTTCGTTCGCAGCGTCCGGCCTTGATACTTAA
- the secG gene encoding preprotein translocase subunit SecG yields the protein MDIFHPVVIVAHIIFAVAMIAVVLLQTGKGAGLSGVFGAGGAASESFFGGRGPGTFLTKLTTVAAIMFMVTSLVLAKLSAMPRGGKSLMEERKAKTTEKTPAQPSRPWKTTEPSEPTKPDQPEKEAPASTE from the coding sequence ATGGATATATTTCACCCGGTAGTCATTGTGGCGCACATAATCTTCGCGGTCGCGATGATCGCGGTCGTCCTCCTGCAAACCGGCAAGGGCGCCGGCCTTTCAGGCGTCTTCGGCGCCGGCGGCGCCGCCTCGGAATCCTTTTTCGGGGGCCGGGGCCCCGGGACGTTCCTGACAAAACTCACGACGGTCGCGGCCATTATGTTTATGGTGACGTCGCTCGTGCTCGCGAAGTTATCGGCGATGCCGCGGGGCGGCAAGTCCCTAATGGAAGAGCGGAAAGCGAAGACGACCGAAAAAACGCCGGCCCAACCGTCGCGCCCCTGGAAAACGACCGAACCGAGCGAACCGACGAAACCGGACCAACCCGAGAAAGAAGCGCCCGCCTCTACGGAATAG